From a region of the Streptomyces tirandamycinicus genome:
- a CDS encoding HAD family hydrolase: MTSTVPASLARAAGGSALQAVFLDMDGTLVDTEGFWWDAEREVFADLGHELDEAWRDVVVGGPMTRSAGYLIEATGADITLAELTVLLNERFEHRIARGVPLMPGAERLLAELAAHNVPTALVSASHRRIIDRVLASLGRDRFALSVAGDEVPRTKPHPDPYLLAARGVGADPSRCAVIEDTATGVAAAEAAGCRVVAVPSVAPIAPADGRIVVGSLEEVDVSFLRTLMTRMN, translated from the coding sequence ATGACCAGTACGGTCCCCGCGTCCCTGGCCCGTGCGGCGGGCGGCTCCGCCCTGCAGGCCGTCTTCCTCGACATGGACGGCACTCTGGTGGACACGGAGGGCTTCTGGTGGGACGCCGAGCGTGAGGTCTTCGCCGACCTCGGGCACGAGCTGGACGAGGCATGGCGTGACGTGGTGGTGGGCGGCCCGATGACCCGGAGCGCCGGCTACCTGATCGAGGCGACCGGCGCCGACATCACCCTCGCCGAGCTGACGGTGCTGCTCAACGAGCGCTTCGAGCACCGCATCGCCCGCGGTGTGCCCCTGATGCCCGGGGCCGAGCGCCTGCTGGCCGAGCTGGCCGCGCACAACGTGCCCACGGCCCTGGTCTCCGCCTCCCACCGGCGCATCATCGACCGGGTGCTGGCCTCGCTGGGCCGCGATCGCTTCGCGCTGAGCGTCGCGGGGGACGAGGTGCCCCGTACCAAGCCCCACCCCGACCCGTATCTGCTCGCGGCCCGCGGGGTGGGCGCCGACCCCTCCCGCTGCGCCGTCATCGAGGACACGGCCACCGGAGTGGCCGCCGCCGAGGCGGCCGGCTGCCGGGTCGTGGCGGTGCCGTCCGTGGCGCCGATCGCGCCTGCCGACGGCCGTATCGTCGTCGGCTCGCTCGAGGAAGTGGATGTGTCCTTTCTGCGCACACTGATGACGCGGATGAACTGA